A portion of the Geoalkalibacter ferrihydriticus DSM 17813 genome contains these proteins:
- a CDS encoding sigma 54-interacting transcriptional regulator, producing MGPIETVRERCRKCYSCVRNCPVKAIKVGPEWAEVIHARCIGCGKCLKVCSQQAKVIANCIEGTRRILGEGQNVIAVLGCSYPAFFNDLRPGQLVSGLKKLGFAEVHEGSTGVELIAATYQDLILAPNSAPLISSHCPTIVDLIERHYPQLLRNLMPVVSPMVAIGRFLKERGGPQTRVIYISSCIAGKFEVASEEVAGAIDLVLTYRELSQMFRDQSLDLTRLSDAPFAGRKPDKGRLFPLSGGPFQAFDVRNDFLNPDFISTGGAESCLELIRDLAARRITPRWVDIRFCEGGCIGGPGKNNRLTTFAKRNLVINSYQTQDLPYDSQALYQHEQPLPQLQRRFSNKLKRLEPPNGESVRSILQATNKFVEQDEFDCGACGYPTCREYAVAVYQGLADTEMCLPFSIKRLEEDRVSLTQKYELAQRALAQEYGDPAIIGKDPRTLDVLKLIRQVGPTPTTVLIRGESGTGKELTARAIHEHSSRADKPLVTVNCTTLTDSLLESELFGHKKGSFTGAIADKKGLFEAANGGTIFLDEIGDITPKLQAELLRVLDSGELKPVGGTLPHKVDVRLIAATNRNLEDGVREGWFREDLFYRLNVFTITMPPLRSRRESLPQLVHHFLAAASKRLNKPIRGIEDRAIAALMRYHWPGNIRELQNIIERGSVLTQDNVIRIENLPSIFSQLALEGDDNGNNAENSFRGQREKHLEQVEKSLIRKYLEEARGNVSLAARKANIPRRTFYRILARHGLKGNEFKTSAAP from the coding sequence ATGGGTCCCATCGAAACTGTCAGAGAACGGTGCCGCAAGTGCTACTCATGCGTGCGCAACTGTCCCGTCAAGGCCATCAAAGTTGGTCCCGAGTGGGCCGAGGTCATCCATGCGCGCTGCATCGGCTGCGGCAAATGTCTCAAAGTCTGCTCACAGCAAGCCAAGGTGATCGCCAACTGTATCGAGGGCACCCGCCGCATCCTTGGCGAAGGACAGAACGTCATCGCCGTCCTCGGGTGCTCCTACCCTGCCTTTTTCAACGATCTGCGTCCCGGCCAACTGGTGTCGGGCCTCAAAAAACTGGGATTTGCCGAAGTCCACGAAGGTTCCACGGGGGTCGAACTGATCGCCGCGACTTACCAGGATCTCATCCTCGCCCCCAACAGCGCACCCCTTATTTCGAGCCACTGCCCGACGATTGTCGATCTCATCGAGCGCCACTATCCGCAATTGCTGCGCAACCTGATGCCGGTGGTTTCACCCATGGTCGCCATCGGCCGCTTTCTCAAGGAGCGCGGCGGTCCACAAACCCGCGTCATCTATATCAGCTCCTGCATCGCCGGAAAATTCGAAGTGGCCTCCGAAGAAGTCGCCGGCGCCATCGACCTGGTGCTCACCTATCGCGAACTCAGCCAAATGTTTCGCGACCAGAGTCTTGACCTGACCCGGCTGAGCGATGCGCCCTTCGCCGGCCGCAAACCCGATAAGGGCCGGCTGTTCCCTCTCTCCGGCGGCCCCTTTCAAGCCTTCGATGTGCGCAATGACTTTCTCAATCCCGATTTCATTTCCACCGGCGGCGCCGAAAGCTGCCTGGAACTCATTCGCGACCTTGCCGCCCGTCGCATTACCCCGCGCTGGGTGGACATCCGCTTTTGCGAGGGAGGCTGCATCGGAGGTCCCGGTAAGAACAACCGGCTGACGACCTTCGCCAAACGCAATCTGGTCATCAATTCCTACCAGACTCAGGATCTGCCCTACGACAGCCAGGCGCTCTACCAGCACGAACAGCCGCTTCCCCAATTGCAGCGCCGTTTCAGCAACAAGCTCAAGCGTTTGGAGCCGCCCAATGGCGAAAGCGTCCGCTCAATTCTGCAGGCCACCAACAAGTTCGTCGAACAGGACGAATTCGACTGCGGCGCCTGCGGCTACCCGACCTGCCGCGAGTATGCGGTTGCGGTCTATCAGGGACTGGCCGACACGGAGATGTGTCTGCCTTTTTCCATCAAGCGACTGGAGGAAGATCGCGTCAGCCTCACTCAAAAATACGAACTGGCCCAGCGCGCCCTGGCCCAGGAGTACGGCGATCCGGCCATCATCGGCAAGGATCCGCGCACCCTCGACGTACTCAAGCTGATTCGCCAGGTCGGCCCGACGCCGACCACCGTGCTGATTCGCGGCGAGAGCGGGACCGGCAAGGAACTGACCGCCCGCGCCATTCACGAACACAGCAGCCGCGCCGACAAGCCGCTGGTAACCGTCAACTGCACCACCCTCACCGACAGCCTGCTCGAAAGCGAGCTGTTCGGGCACAAAAAAGGCTCCTTCACCGGCGCCATCGCTGACAAAAAGGGGCTGTTCGAGGCCGCCAACGGCGGCACCATCTTCCTGGATGAAATCGGTGACATCACCCCGAAGTTGCAAGCCGAACTGCTGAGGGTACTCGACAGCGGCGAACTCAAACCCGTGGGCGGCACGCTGCCGCACAAAGTCGATGTACGTCTCATCGCCGCCACCAACCGCAATCTGGAGGACGGAGTGCGCGAGGGTTGGTTTCGCGAGGATCTGTTTTACCGCCTCAACGTCTTCACCATCACCATGCCGCCCCTGCGCAGCCGTCGCGAATCGCTGCCGCAACTGGTACACCATTTTCTCGCCGCCGCCAGCAAACGTCTCAACAAGCCGATCCGCGGCATCGAAGATCGCGCCATCGCCGCACTGATGCGTTACCACTGGCCGGGCAATATCCGCGAATTGCAGAATATTATCGAGCGCGGCTCGGTGCTGACCCAAGACAATGTGATCCGCATCGAGAACCTGCCCTCGATTTTTTCCCAATTGGCTCTTGAGGGCGACGACAACGGCAACAATGCCGAAAATTCCTTCCGCGGTCAGCGCGAGAAGCATCTTGAGCAGGTGGAGAAAAGCCTGATCCGCAAATACCTGGAGGAAGCCAGGGGAAACGTGTCCCTGGCGGCGCGCAAAGCCAACATTCCAAGGCGCACCTTTTACCGCATCCTGGCGCGCCATGGACTCAAGGGCAATGAGTTCAAGACATCAGCGGCCCCGTGA
- a CDS encoding P-II family nitrogen regulator, with protein MKKVECIIKPFKLEDVKGALSDLGIPGMTVSEVRGFGRQKGHSELYRGAEYQIDFIPKVKVEVVVDDERVVEVVAAIQKEACTGRIGDGKIFVLPIDQSIRIRTGEEGPDSL; from the coding sequence ATGAAGAAGGTGGAATGCATTATTAAGCCCTTCAAGCTTGAGGACGTCAAGGGTGCCCTCTCCGACCTGGGAATCCCCGGCATGACCGTAAGTGAGGTGCGCGGTTTCGGGCGGCAGAAAGGGCATTCCGAGCTTTACCGCGGTGCCGAGTACCAGATCGATTTCATCCCCAAAGTGAAGGTCGAGGTGGTGGTCGACGATGAGCGAGTCGTCGAAGTGGTCGCGGCCATTCAGAAAGAAGCCTGCACCGGTCGCATCGGCGACGGCAAAATCTTCGTATTGCCCATCGACCAGTCGATTCGTATTCGTACTGGCGAAGAAGGCCCGGATTCCTTGTGA
- a CDS encoding inositol monophosphatase family protein, with protein sequence MKEIALRAAREGGKILLQKFGTALHIDRKGAGDLVTDADREAEEAIVGVIRHTFPRHAILAEEADYGEKEGDYRWIIDPLDGTTNYAHAFPWFSVSIALEVAGEVVLGVVYNPAHQDLFYAEVGQGAYLNDVQIRVSATDALDESLVATGFPYDRKQCQANNYDHFINFQQAAQACRRVGSAALDLAYTAAGRFDGFWEMKLKPWDVAAGKLLVEEAGGRVSDFSGEPCDIFGCEILASNGLIHEPMKALLAKGRRPSRAG encoded by the coding sequence ATGAAGGAAATCGCACTACGCGCCGCCCGTGAAGGCGGAAAAATTCTGCTGCAGAAATTCGGTACGGCGTTACATATTGATCGCAAAGGCGCGGGCGACCTGGTTACCGATGCCGACCGCGAAGCTGAAGAGGCCATCGTCGGCGTGATTCGACACACCTTTCCGCGTCACGCCATTCTCGCCGAAGAGGCCGACTACGGGGAGAAAGAGGGCGATTACCGCTGGATTATCGACCCCCTCGACGGCACCACCAATTACGCCCATGCTTTTCCCTGGTTTTCCGTCTCCATTGCGCTGGAAGTGGCGGGCGAGGTGGTCCTCGGGGTCGTCTACAATCCCGCCCATCAGGATCTTTTCTATGCCGAAGTGGGCCAGGGAGCTTATCTCAACGACGTACAAATCCGGGTCTCGGCCACCGATGCTCTGGATGAGAGTCTGGTGGCTACAGGGTTCCCCTATGATCGCAAGCAATGCCAAGCCAACAATTACGACCATTTCATCAATTTTCAGCAAGCCGCTCAAGCCTGCCGCCGGGTTGGCTCGGCGGCCCTCGATCTGGCCTATACTGCGGCGGGGCGCTTCGACGGATTCTGGGAGATGAAGCTCAAACCCTGGGATGTGGCCGCCGGCAAACTGTTGGTGGAAGAGGCCGGTGGGCGGGTCAGCGATTTTTCCGGAGAGCCCTGCGATATCTTTGGTTGTGAAATTCTCGCCAGCAACGGTCTGATTCATGAGCCCATGAAGGCCTTGCTGGCCAAAGGACGTCGTCCCTCTCGGGCAGGCTGA
- the ptsP gene encoding phosphoenolpyruvate--protein phosphotransferase — MPHAMPPHPAARAEQLRNGFYSPLLFRDGNVTRMSPSSRQNSSKDLFGITTLEDISTLILQSHDLDETLNNIVTLVARRMRTEVCSIYLLEDDELTLRLRATRGLSRRAVGKVAMKISEGLTGLAVEQSKVVSILEPQAHPRYRYFRETREERFHSFLGIPLFDRRRPIGVLAIQTLAPRQFSGEEISALSTIAFQVSSIVVNARLLDAIRQKEEQANRFVQELEQTRQSLRRQSNDDGNDDSPARNDYSALRGIPAYPGIAGGPANLLDERLGFTDIVDQGEVEPERERRLLEDALEKTRIQTLYLEKQVAARLSSDDAAIFHTHLMILEDRGFMQKLLAAIEQRRHSAAYALKTVVSDYVEAFGRMEDAYLRERAADMEDIGRRILANLRGQNQQPLQLKNPGILVARELLPSDMASLDAEKILGIVTEVGEKNSHAVIMAKSMGIPTIVGVKGVLKRVAPDENLILDGNSGTLYINPPPQVAEEFERLEADRQREVQRFDTYREQPARTADGQDIKLRANIGLIGDVAIALRNGADGVGLYRTEFPYMAHGDFPDREEQYRLYRRIVEDFDGRPVTIRTLDIGGDKALPYFAPPLEDNPFMGWRSVRVCLDHRDMFRTQIEAILMAGVQGPVRLLFPLISSMEDVRACKEVVGEARRHLRAAGLPFAEKMPLGVMIEVPAAVYLAERLAGEVDFFALGTNDLIQYLLAADRNNPLVAKYFDPLHPAVVGVLGQLAQTARNHRIGLCLCGEMATDPIHMALLLGLGVREFSMAAPFIPRTKAFLSRITLAQAEKIARAALTLGVGRQIREHIRKELAEQDILDF, encoded by the coding sequence TTGCCGCACGCGATGCCGCCGCACCCTGCGGCGCGTGCTGAACAGTTACGAAATGGTTTTTATTCGCCTCTTCTTTTTCGCGACGGCAATGTAACGCGCATGAGCCCATCTTCCAGACAAAACAGCAGCAAAGACCTGTTCGGCATCACCACGCTGGAGGATATCAGCACTCTCATTCTTCAGTCCCACGATCTCGACGAAACCCTGAACAACATTGTCACCCTGGTGGCGCGACGCATGCGCACCGAGGTCTGCTCCATCTACCTGCTTGAAGATGACGAACTCACCCTGCGCCTACGCGCCACGCGCGGTCTTTCGCGGCGGGCAGTTGGCAAGGTGGCGATGAAGATCAGCGAGGGCCTGACCGGCCTGGCGGTAGAGCAGAGCAAGGTGGTCTCCATCCTGGAGCCGCAGGCGCACCCGCGTTATCGCTATTTCCGCGAAACCCGCGAGGAGCGCTTTCACTCCTTTCTCGGCATACCCCTGTTCGACCGGCGCAGGCCTATTGGGGTTCTTGCCATTCAGACACTGGCGCCGCGCCAGTTCAGCGGCGAGGAAATCAGCGCACTTTCGACCATCGCCTTTCAGGTATCCTCCATCGTTGTCAACGCGCGCCTGCTCGATGCCATTCGCCAAAAAGAAGAGCAAGCCAACCGTTTCGTGCAGGAACTTGAGCAGACGCGCCAGAGCCTGCGCCGGCAAAGCAACGACGACGGCAACGATGACAGCCCCGCGCGCAACGATTATAGCGCCCTGCGCGGCATCCCGGCTTACCCCGGCATCGCCGGCGGACCCGCCAACCTTCTTGATGAGCGCCTGGGGTTTACCGACATTGTCGACCAGGGCGAGGTCGAGCCCGAGCGAGAGCGGCGTTTGCTTGAGGATGCACTGGAAAAAACCCGCATTCAGACTCTGTATCTGGAAAAACAGGTCGCCGCGCGCCTTTCGTCCGACGACGCCGCGATCTTCCACACCCACCTGATGATTCTCGAAGATCGAGGCTTCATGCAGAAATTGCTGGCGGCCATCGAGCAGCGCCGGCACAGCGCGGCCTATGCCCTCAAAACCGTGGTCAGCGACTACGTCGAGGCTTTCGGCCGCATGGAGGATGCCTACCTGCGTGAACGGGCCGCGGACATGGAAGACATCGGTCGGCGTATCCTGGCCAACCTCCGCGGACAGAATCAGCAGCCTCTGCAATTGAAAAATCCCGGAATCCTCGTGGCGCGCGAACTGCTGCCCTCGGACATGGCAAGCCTGGATGCCGAAAAAATTCTCGGCATCGTTACCGAAGTGGGTGAAAAAAACTCCCACGCGGTGATCATGGCAAAATCCATGGGCATTCCGACCATTGTCGGCGTCAAAGGAGTCCTCAAGCGGGTCGCGCCCGATGAGAACCTGATTCTCGACGGCAACTCAGGCACGCTGTACATCAACCCACCGCCCCAGGTGGCCGAAGAATTCGAGCGCCTCGAAGCTGATCGCCAGCGGGAGGTTCAGCGCTTTGACACCTACCGCGAGCAACCCGCCCGCACCGCCGACGGCCAGGACATCAAGCTGCGGGCGAACATCGGGCTGATCGGAGACGTCGCCATTGCCCTGCGCAACGGCGCCGACGGCGTGGGGTTGTATCGCACCGAATTTCCCTACATGGCCCATGGCGACTTTCCCGACCGCGAGGAACAGTATCGACTCTACCGCCGCATCGTCGAAGACTTCGACGGGCGTCCGGTCACCATCCGGACCCTCGACATCGGCGGCGACAAGGCCCTGCCCTATTTTGCACCGCCGCTGGAAGACAACCCCTTCATGGGCTGGCGCTCGGTGCGGGTCTGTCTTGACCATCGCGACATGTTCCGCACCCAGATCGAGGCGATCCTCATGGCCGGCGTCCAGGGGCCGGTGCGTTTGCTGTTTCCCTTGATTTCGAGTATGGAGGATGTTCGGGCGTGCAAGGAGGTGGTTGGCGAAGCCCGTCGCCATTTGCGCGCTGCCGGCCTGCCCTTTGCGGAAAAAATGCCTCTGGGCGTCATGATCGAGGTTCCGGCAGCCGTTTATCTGGCCGAACGCCTAGCCGGCGAAGTCGACTTTTTCGCCCTGGGCACCAACGACCTTATCCAGTACCTGTTGGCAGCCGATCGCAACAACCCCCTGGTCGCCAAATATTTTGATCCGCTGCACCCGGCCGTGGTCGGCGTTCTCGGCCAACTCGCCCAGACCGCCCGCAACCACCGCATCGGGCTCTGCCTGTGCGGCGAGATGGCGACGGACCCAATTCACATGGCCTTGTTGCTGGGTTTGGGCGTGCGTGAATTCTCCATGGCCGCGCCGTTCATCCCCCGCACCAAAGCCTTTCTGTCCCGCATAACTCTGGCGCAGGCGGAAAAGATCGCCCGCGCCGCACTGACCCTCGGCGTAGGCCGCCAGATTCGGGAACACATCCGCAAGGAGCTTGCCGAACAGGATATTCTGGACTTCTGA
- a CDS encoding class 1 fructose-bisphosphatase: MTAISPPGSTKFQIDLRRHLREEEEDRDLTRVICEIADASKYIINAIRTGDLGLAGTSNLYGENQLALDVLSDRILRKRMIHSGVVANILSEETSEVIEVDPGGKYSVAFDPLDGSSLVDVNLAVGTIVTIYEGSDLLQSGRNQVAAMYILYGPRTSLVYSTGRGVHEFCMNQLMEFTLTKENIQLQPSGNIYAPGGQRNLYTEGTEKYVSSLEEKGYKLRYSGGFVPDINQILLKGSGIFLYPHLRDKPKGKLRLIFELNPMAYLIEQAGGKASTGRQSILDIKPESIDDCAPIFIGCREDVERAEEYIARYG, translated from the coding sequence ATGACGGCCATTTCCCCGCCCGGCAGCACAAAATTTCAGATCGATCTGCGACGTCATCTCAGGGAAGAAGAGGAGGATCGCGATCTGACCCGTGTCATCTGCGAAATCGCCGACGCCTCCAAGTATATCATCAACGCCATTCGCACCGGTGACCTCGGTTTGGCGGGTACCTCCAACCTCTATGGTGAAAACCAACTTGCTCTCGATGTGCTCTCCGACCGCATATTGCGCAAACGCATGATCCATTCCGGGGTGGTGGCCAATATTCTCTCCGAGGAAACCTCCGAAGTCATTGAGGTGGATCCCGGCGGCAAATATTCCGTCGCATTTGATCCCCTCGACGGCTCTTCCCTGGTGGATGTCAATCTGGCGGTAGGCACCATCGTCACCATTTATGAAGGCAGTGACCTGTTGCAGAGCGGGCGCAACCAGGTGGCCGCCATGTACATTCTTTACGGGCCGCGCACCTCGCTGGTGTATTCCACCGGGCGCGGGGTTCATGAATTCTGCATGAATCAGCTCATGGAGTTTACCCTCACGAAAGAGAATATTCAGTTGCAGCCCAGCGGAAATATCTATGCTCCGGGCGGGCAGCGCAATCTCTATACCGAGGGAACCGAAAAGTATGTGTCCTCTCTCGAGGAAAAAGGCTACAAACTGCGCTACAGCGGGGGGTTTGTGCCCGACATCAACCAGATTTTGCTCAAGGGATCGGGAATTTTTCTCTACCCCCATCTAAGAGATAAACCCAAGGGCAAGCTGCGTCTGATCTTTGAACTCAATCCCATGGCGTATCTCATTGAACAAGCGGGCGGCAAAGCCTCCACCGGCCGCCAAAGTATTCTCGACATCAAGCCAGAGAGCATTGATGACTGCGCCCCGATTTTCATCGGCTGTCGTGAAGATGTTGAGCGCGCCGAGGAATACATCGCCCGTTACGGTTGA
- the amt gene encoding ammonium transporter: protein MKKTTLFIVAAVLGVLALPASALAEETVISEVAFILNSFSFLISGVLVMWMAAGFAMLEAGMVRSKNVSTICLKNISLYSLAGILYYLIGYNLMYSGVDGGFFGSLGFWGPDDAAALAGDYSAEYASGSDWFFQMVFVATAASVVSGTVAERIRLWPFLLFVVVLTGIIYPIQGAWSWGGGWLDEMGFSDYAGSTIVHSVGGWAALTGAIILGARKGKYGAGGRVNPIPGSSMPLATLGTFILWLGWFGFNGGSVLALGSADAVIEMSVVYLNTNLAAAGGIIAAMIALQVIYKKVDLSMALNGALAGLVSITAGPDTPTPGGAVLIGAVGGVLVVLAVPLFDKLKIDDVVGALSVHLVCGIWGTLAVPITNGDASFFVQLLGVVAVGAFVSLLSAGVWLAMKYTIGIRVSPEEEHSGSDTAELGLEAYPEFGQGSQKLR, encoded by the coding sequence ATGAAAAAGACAACCCTGTTCATTGTTGCCGCGGTCCTGGGGGTCCTCGCCCTGCCCGCGTCGGCCCTGGCCGAGGAGACGGTTATCTCTGAGGTTGCATTCATTCTCAACAGCTTTTCATTCCTCATCAGCGGCGTGCTGGTCATGTGGATGGCCGCCGGCTTTGCCATGCTCGAAGCAGGCATGGTGCGCAGCAAAAATGTCTCCACCATCTGCCTCAAAAACATCTCGCTCTATTCGCTGGCCGGCATTCTTTATTACCTGATCGGCTACAACCTCATGTATTCCGGCGTGGATGGAGGCTTCTTCGGCAGCCTGGGATTCTGGGGGCCCGATGACGCCGCAGCCCTGGCCGGCGATTATTCAGCAGAGTACGCCAGCGGCTCCGACTGGTTCTTCCAGATGGTGTTTGTGGCCACCGCGGCTTCGGTGGTTTCGGGCACCGTGGCCGAGCGCATCAGGCTGTGGCCCTTTCTGCTCTTCGTCGTGGTGCTCACGGGTATCATTTATCCCATTCAGGGTGCCTGGAGTTGGGGCGGCGGCTGGCTTGACGAGATGGGTTTCTCTGATTACGCCGGCTCGACCATCGTGCACTCGGTGGGCGGCTGGGCGGCCTTGACCGGCGCGATTATTCTCGGTGCGCGCAAGGGCAAGTACGGCGCGGGCGGGCGGGTCAACCCCATTCCCGGTTCGAGCATGCCCCTGGCGACTCTCGGCACCTTCATCCTGTGGCTCGGCTGGTTCGGTTTCAACGGCGGTTCGGTTCTGGCTCTGGGTTCGGCCGATGCGGTCATTGAAATGTCGGTGGTTTATCTCAATACCAACCTGGCAGCGGCCGGTGGCATCATCGCGGCCATGATTGCTCTGCAGGTTATTTACAAAAAAGTCGATTTGTCCATGGCTCTCAACGGCGCCCTGGCCGGCCTGGTTTCCATCACCGCCGGTCCTGACACGCCCACGCCGGGCGGTGCCGTGCTCATCGGTGCGGTGGGCGGCGTGCTAGTGGTTCTGGCTGTGCCTCTGTTCGATAAACTCAAGATCGACGATGTGGTCGGCGCCCTTTCGGTGCATCTGGTGTGCGGCATCTGGGGCACTCTGGCGGTTCCCATCACCAACGGCGACGCCAGCTTCTTCGTGCAGCTGCTCGGCGTGGTTGCCGTGGGTGCGTTCGTCTCGCTGCTCAGCGCCGGGGTCTGGCTGGCGATGAAATACACCATCGGCATTCGCGTTTCGCCCGAAGAAGAACACAGTGGTTCGGACACCGCGGAACTGGGCCTGGAAGCCTACCCCGAATTCGGACAAGGCTCCCAGAAGCTGCGTTAG
- a CDS encoding ABC transporter ATP-binding protein yields the protein MQDSMTPLLEVRDLRKSFWIKTSPVAARREELKAVNGVSFALQRGRTLGLVGESGCGKSTTGKLIMKLLEADGGEILFEGRNLAPLPPHRLRPLRRQMQMIFQDPYSSLNPRMRVGDIVGEPLRIHNLASGPALRDAVVELLGRVGLAPDHAQRYPHEFSGGQRQRIGIARALALKPRLMVADEPVSALDLSVQAQVVNLLQDLQREFDLTYLFIAHDLSLIEHISDEVAVMYLGAIVEHADAEALYLRPRHPYTEALLNAVPVPDPARRGRYVPLKGEVPSPLAPPSGCTFHPRCAYAREICARQAPPLSEKQPGHLAACHFSEEVGRFRTR from the coding sequence ATGCAAGATTCCATGACACCCTTGCTGGAAGTGCGCGATCTGCGCAAGTCTTTCTGGATCAAGACGTCTCCCGTCGCCGCGCGCCGCGAAGAACTCAAGGCGGTCAACGGCGTATCCTTTGCCCTGCAACGCGGCCGCACCCTGGGGCTGGTGGGCGAATCGGGCTGCGGCAAGTCAACCACCGGCAAACTGATCATGAAACTACTCGAGGCCGACGGCGGCGAAATCCTCTTCGAGGGACGAAATCTCGCGCCGCTGCCGCCACACCGGCTGCGCCCCCTGCGTCGGCAGATGCAGATGATTTTTCAGGACCCCTATTCGTCTCTCAATCCCCGCATGCGTGTGGGCGACATCGTCGGCGAGCCCCTGCGCATTCACAACCTGGCGAGCGGTCCAGCCCTGCGCGATGCCGTGGTTGAGCTGCTCGGCAGAGTCGGTTTGGCGCCCGATCACGCACAGCGCTATCCCCACGAATTTTCCGGCGGCCAGCGCCAGCGCATCGGCATCGCCCGCGCTCTGGCGCTCAAGCCGCGCCTGATGGTCGCCGATGAACCGGTTTCGGCTCTCGACCTCTCGGTGCAGGCGCAGGTGGTGAACCTGTTGCAGGATCTGCAGCGTGAATTCGACCTGACCTACCTGTTTATCGCTCACGATCTTTCCCTGATCGAACACATCAGCGACGAAGTCGCAGTCATGTACCTTGGCGCTATTGTTGAACATGCCGATGCCGAAGCCCTCTATCTCCGGCCTCGTCACCCCTATACCGAAGCGCTGCTCAATGCCGTGCCGGTTCCCGACCCGGCACGTCGCGGTCGCTATGTCCCTCTCAAGGGGGAAGTTCCCTCGCCCCTTGCGCCCCCCAGCGGATGCACTTTTCATCCCCGCTGCGCCTATGCCCGCGAAATCTGTGCGCGGCAAGCTCCGCCCTTGAGCGAAAAACAGCCTGGCCACCTGGCCGCCTGCCATTTCAGTGAGGAAGTGGGACGCTTTCGCACCCGCTGA
- a CDS encoding TorF family putative porin: MKMHKWIAVFVGVAVFSVAGISKAPAANLDVSGDVYIGYFDKYLWRGFDLSGGKPVFQPGIDVGVGGFTFSYWSNIQQNDGELTETDITIDYTFSPHELVSLSVGNIFYNLNDVSQTGVKDTNELYVSAALDTLLAPTLTIYWDYDEADSDGLFFSLSAGHSLALMDELSVNLGALISFNQASDYAVGAYRDFHNYELGISADYALTEQLVISPSFMFSSGISGPAKRAIDSEILAGINLAFSF; the protein is encoded by the coding sequence ATGAAGATGCACAAGTGGATTGCGGTTTTCGTAGGGGTGGCGGTCTTTTCGGTTGCCGGTATCAGTAAGGCCCCGGCGGCAAATCTGGACGTTTCGGGAGATGTCTACATTGGCTATTTTGACAAATATCTGTGGCGCGGTTTCGATCTGAGCGGCGGCAAGCCGGTCTTTCAGCCCGGCATTGATGTGGGCGTGGGCGGTTTCACTTTCAGCTACTGGAGCAATATTCAGCAGAACGACGGTGAATTGACCGAAACCGACATCACCATCGACTACACCTTCAGTCCCCATGAACTGGTGTCGCTCAGCGTCGGCAATATTTTCTACAACCTCAACGATGTCAGCCAGACGGGCGTTAAGGACACCAACGAACTCTACGTGAGCGCCGCCCTCGACACCCTGCTGGCTCCGACCTTGACCATCTATTGGGATTACGACGAAGCCGATTCCGATGGTCTGTTCTTTTCTCTTTCCGCGGGTCACAGTCTGGCGCTCATGGACGAGCTGTCCGTGAATCTCGGTGCCCTGATCAGCTTCAATCAGGCCAGCGACTATGCCGTGGGCGCTTATCGCGACTTTCATAACTATGAACTGGGCATCAGCGCCGACTATGCCCTGACCGAGCAGCTTGTTATCAGCCCCTCCTTCATGTTCAGCTCCGGTATCAGCGGCCCGGCCAAGCGGGCGATTGATTCGGAAATTCTTGCCGGGATCAACCTGGCCTTCAGCTTCTAA